The following proteins are encoded in a genomic region of Fimbriimonadaceae bacterium:
- a CDS encoding toll/interleukin-1 receptor domain-containing protein: MARCTAPVHGHRTASGRANCPACGGSGPGYGGYGGYSSYSSPSYPSVGSGGGTGGSSRSSGGSSRSTRPRWSRSGSTQLYTPAEVVSLTPVRNSVESLATKPELRDVFLCHAWDDRQGAAKELHDLLESRGVSVWFSEKDVALGVPLMRAIDKGLANSRIGIVLVTPALLRRLPAEGIADKELSALLALDRLVPIVHETTYEALRDVSPLLGSRSGLSTAEEPMADVAAKLAELVAV; encoded by the coding sequence ATGGCTAGATGCACAGCACCGGTACACGGTCACCGAACAGCTAGTGGTAGAGCTAATTGTCCTGCATGCGGCGGCAGTGGTCCCGGTTACGGCGGATATGGAGGTTACAGCTCTTACTCATCCCCGTCCTACCCGTCGGTTGGGAGCGGTGGAGGCACTGGTGGAAGCTCCAGAAGTAGTGGCGGGTCGAGCCGTAGCACAAGGCCGCGCTGGTCGCGAAGCGGTTCGACTCAGTTGTACACGCCTGCCGAAGTGGTGTCGCTCACACCAGTCCGCAATAGTGTCGAGAGCTTAGCGACGAAGCCTGAACTACGGGACGTCTTCCTCTGCCACGCGTGGGACGACCGACAAGGCGCCGCCAAGGAGCTTCACGATCTACTCGAATCGCGAGGCGTCTCGGTCTGGTTTAGCGAGAAGGACGTTGCTCTGGGCGTGCCGTTGATGCGCGCCATCGACAAGGGATTGGCGAACTCGCGAATCGGGATCGTGCTGGTGACCCCAGCACTATTACGCCGCCTTCCGGCGGAGGGCATTGCCGACAAAGAACTTTCTGCCCTCCTTGCACTTGACCGTCTTGTTCCCATCGTGCACGAGACGACTTACGAAGCTCTCCGCGATGTGAGTCCTCTACTCGGCTCGCGAAGTGGCCTCAGCACTGCCGAAGAGCCGATGGCAGACGTCGCCGCCAAACTCGCCGAGCTAGTAGCCGTCTAG
- a CDS encoding DUF488 domain-containing protein, whose protein sequence is MLKLKRVYDPPGPDDGVRVLVDRLWPRGVSKERAALDLWLKDIAPSDGLRRWFAHDLAKWPEFQERYRLELQANDEAVSRLRDLASGQTVTLLFGARDEEHNEAVVLRGFLGSDG, encoded by the coding sequence GTGCTGAAGCTCAAGCGGGTGTATGACCCGCCGGGCCCCGACGACGGGGTTCGGGTCCTTGTCGACCGGCTGTGGCCACGTGGCGTCTCCAAAGAACGAGCCGCACTGGACCTCTGGCTGAAGGACATCGCCCCGTCCGACGGCCTCCGTCGGTGGTTTGCCCACGACCTCGCGAAATGGCCTGAGTTTCAGGAGCGTTACCGGCTTGAGTTGCAGGCGAATGATGAAGCGGTCTCTCGCCTGCGCGATTTGGCGTCAGGCCAGACCGTCACCCTCCTCTTCGGCGCTCGGGACGAGGAACATAACGAGGCGGTCGTCCTTCGCGGCTTCCTCGGATCCGACGGGTGA
- a CDS encoding group III truncated hemoglobin encodes MRIEVAAHQALETRAQLQEQARSIGISEEYVSVLVDAFYDKVRAHPELGPVFDEVILDHWPEHLVRMKLFWNSIALRTGTYRGNPMVAHTALTNAKPGHFPIWLDLFRQTLEETAPNPEVVDYFMGYADVMGERLSKAMFS; translated from the coding sequence ATGAGGATCGAAGTCGCGGCGCACCAAGCCCTGGAGACACGGGCCCAACTGCAGGAACAGGCCCGTTCCATCGGCATCTCGGAGGAGTATGTGTCGGTCTTGGTGGACGCCTTCTACGACAAAGTGCGCGCGCACCCCGAGCTTGGCCCCGTCTTCGACGAGGTCATCCTGGACCACTGGCCGGAGCACCTGGTCCGGATGAAGCTGTTCTGGAACTCGATCGCCCTCCGCACGGGCACCTATCGGGGCAACCCCATGGTCGCCCACACCGCCCTGACCAATGCCAAGCCCGGACACTTCCCGATCTGGCTCGACCTCTTCCGCCAGACCCTGGAAGAGACCGCCCCTAACCCAGAGGTGGTCGACTACTTCATGGGCTATGCCGACGTGATGGGAGAGCGGCTCTCCAAGGCGATGTTCTCATGA
- a CDS encoding Rrf2 family transcriptional regulator, producing the protein MRLTTHTDYGLRLLMLSADASPEAVSISAVASQLNVSRNHLMKVAQNLAKAGLLEPVRGRSGGFRLAKPAHDIRVGDAVRTLECETALVECMREAVSGCPLVGGCRLPSLFRRATAAFFHILDGSTLDDLMRGNSQILKLVEAR; encoded by the coding sequence ATGCGTTTGACCACCCACACCGACTATGGCCTGCGCCTGCTCATGCTCAGCGCGGACGCCAGCCCCGAGGCGGTCTCGATCAGTGCGGTCGCCTCCCAGTTGAATGTCTCGAGAAACCATCTGATGAAGGTCGCCCAGAACCTCGCCAAGGCCGGGCTCCTAGAGCCCGTGCGCGGCCGCTCCGGCGGGTTCCGGCTCGCCAAACCAGCCCACGACATCCGCGTCGGCGACGCCGTCCGGACGCTGGAATGCGAGACCGCCCTGGTGGAGTGCATGCGCGAAGCGGTCTCGGGTTGCCCGCTCGTCGGCGGGTGCCGGTTGCCCAGCTTGTTCCGCCGGGCGACCGCCGCCTTCTTCCACATCCTGGACGGCAGCACGCTGGACGACCTCATGCGCGGCAACTCCCAGATCCTCAAGCTGGTGGAGGCGCGATGA
- a CDS encoding DUF1801 domain-containing protein, with translation MDTERQVEALLASQGEPKQSELRRLHALFRAVAPSAKLWFHDGRDESGKVVANPSVGYGSYLIRYADGKTKEFYRVGLSPNKTGVSVYVLGLDDKTYLARTYGASLGKASVTGYCIKFKSTEDIDLDVLEAAVRHGLSLPSQPT, from the coding sequence ATGGACACGGAACGGCAGGTCGAGGCCCTTCTCGCCAGCCAAGGCGAGCCCAAACAAAGTGAACTGCGACGGTTGCACGCGCTGTTCCGGGCGGTGGCACCGTCGGCCAAACTCTGGTTTCACGACGGCCGGGACGAATCAGGCAAGGTGGTGGCGAACCCCAGTGTCGGCTATGGTTCCTACCTCATCCGGTACGCCGACGGGAAGACCAAGGAGTTTTATCGGGTGGGCCTGAGCCCCAACAAGACCGGCGTCTCCGTCTACGTCCTCGGTCTTGACGACAAGACGTACCTGGCCCGCACCTACGGCGCGTCGTTGGGCAAGGCGAGCGTCACGGGCTACTGCATCAAGTTCAAATCGACCGAGGATATCGACCTAGACGTCCTTGAGGCGGCCGTCCGGCACGGGCTCAGCCTGCCAAGTCAGCCGACGTAG
- a CDS encoding DinB family protein, translating into MDAIVLAKQQAQANMEMFLRNFSHVPDDKLDYRPTPTSKSPLRVAAHTALFSGRFAAMIRDRKLPAPDTMDEWVAQCEAEETAMTSRDQVVTAFRAGTAEVIAALDDLTPEDVAIELDSGQGWTMTMGQLIRLPGWHATLHTGQIDYLQTCWGDQQVYVG; encoded by the coding sequence ATGGACGCGATCGTACTGGCCAAACAGCAAGCCCAGGCCAACATGGAAATGTTCCTCCGCAACTTCTCTCATGTGCCGGACGACAAGCTCGACTACCGACCGACACCGACATCGAAGTCTCCCTTGAGGGTAGCCGCCCACACAGCCCTCTTCTCCGGCCGTTTTGCCGCAATGATCCGTGACCGTAAGCTGCCGGCTCCGGACACCATGGACGAGTGGGTGGCCCAGTGTGAGGCGGAGGAGACCGCCATGACCAGCCGGGACCAGGTCGTGACGGCGTTCCGTGCAGGTACCGCCGAAGTCATCGCCGCCCTCGACGACTTGACGCCGGAAGACGTCGCCATCGAGTTGGACTCGGGTCAAGGTTGGACCATGACCATGGGTCAGTTGATCAGACTGCCGGGATGGCACGCCACCCTGCACACCGGGCAGATCGACTACCTCCAGACATGCTGGGGCGACCAACAGGTCTACGTCGGCTGA
- a CDS encoding DUF1905 domain-containing protein, with protein MATVASPMRFSGRVQDAAPGEPFRILRLPQGVSDALSTRNQVAVRVQVAGADFLSVAWPDGEGGHYLKVTPAMAVAGDAVDVEIVRSKDWPEPDVPAEVAAALEDNPKALELWKSISAATRTDWLYWLDTAKKAETRLKRIENMCDMLAKGKKKVCCFDRSGIYGKVITCPVREE; from the coding sequence ATGGCCACCGTAGCCAGTCCGATGCGTTTCAGTGGGCGTGTCCAGGACGCCGCCCCGGGCGAGCCGTTCCGGATACTGAGGCTCCCGCAGGGAGTCAGTGACGCTTTGTCGACCCGGAACCAGGTCGCCGTCAGGGTGCAGGTTGCGGGTGCCGACTTCCTGTCGGTCGCGTGGCCGGACGGCGAGGGAGGGCACTACTTGAAGGTGACCCCTGCCATGGCCGTCGCTGGTGACGCCGTAGACGTCGAGATTGTCCGGTCCAAGGACTGGCCCGAGCCGGACGTCCCCGCCGAGGTGGCCGCCGCCCTCGAAGACAATCCCAAGGCCCTGGAGTTGTGGAAAAGTATCTCAGCCGCGACGAGGACGGACTGGCTCTATTGGCTCGACACCGCCAAGAAGGCGGAGACGCGCCTCAAGCGGATCGAGAACATGTGCGACATGCTGGCCAAGGGGAAAAAGAAGGTGTGTTGCTTCGACCGTTCGGGCATCTACGGCAAGGTCATCACCTGCCCGGTCCGCGAGGAGTAG
- a CDS encoding PEP-CTERM sorting domain-containing protein, with protein sequence MSRRVFVLAVAMFAASSALAQHPVAPQLSSNPGARYTVFLNFTGFNYSGTWANRTPGNVPAYTLDSDATTFSNAEVSSIKEAWARVATAYVGFNINVTTVDPAGSGMTDSQRKTFYDGHQYMTHTILGGTYNWYGAAGGVSYVGIAQQATTTNGRRTNWVFPVNGSGTAPKTMAAAAVHEDGHHLRLSHQHDEHNGNEYSTNNNAQGYGSYAPIMGASYYSQRGTWRRGKPGTNANDVEMLQGNLNIGPLLDSGVGHSFGTASALAVLDDGTVDPTVSKGFIMPTAESGYSPDVYTTDFFKFNAAGGTVNLTAHDGSQFLAPGVADPGATMRSVLKIYDANGNYIGTSTEDNTTLVHHWSGQLAMGTYYAQVLSYGAYVSAWEPSSKYFNMGPYFLTGSGFAPGAVPEPVSLAVLACGALALVRRRRVL encoded by the coding sequence TTGTCCCGTCGTGTCTTCGTGCTTGCCGTCGCCATGTTCGCCGCCTCGTCGGCGCTGGCCCAGCACCCCGTCGCGCCCCAACTGAGCAGCAATCCAGGGGCCCGCTACACCGTCTTTCTTAACTTCACCGGGTTCAACTACAGCGGGACGTGGGCAAACCGGACGCCGGGCAACGTGCCGGCGTACACCCTTGACAGCGACGCCACGACCTTCAGCAATGCGGAGGTTTCGTCCATCAAGGAAGCTTGGGCGCGGGTGGCGACCGCTTACGTCGGGTTCAACATCAACGTCACGACGGTCGACCCGGCCGGGTCGGGCATGACCGACAGCCAGCGGAAGACGTTCTATGACGGGCACCAGTACATGACCCACACGATCTTGGGCGGTACGTACAACTGGTACGGCGCGGCGGGCGGGGTTTCCTACGTGGGCATCGCCCAGCAAGCGACGACGACCAACGGTCGCCGGACAAACTGGGTCTTTCCTGTCAACGGTTCGGGGACTGCGCCCAAGACCATGGCGGCCGCGGCGGTTCACGAGGACGGGCACCACTTGCGCCTTTCCCACCAGCACGACGAGCATAACGGCAACGAATACAGCACCAACAACAACGCCCAAGGCTACGGCAGTTACGCTCCGATCATGGGGGCGAGCTACTACTCCCAGCGTGGGACATGGCGCCGTGGTAAGCCGGGCACCAACGCGAACGACGTCGAAATGCTCCAGGGCAACCTGAACATCGGGCCGCTGCTGGACAGCGGTGTCGGCCACTCGTTTGGGACGGCCTCGGCCCTCGCCGTGCTGGACGACGGCACCGTCGACCCCACTGTCTCGAAGGGGTTCATCATGCCGACCGCCGAGTCCGGATACAGCCCTGACGTCTACACGACGGACTTCTTCAAGTTCAACGCGGCAGGCGGCACGGTGAACCTGACCGCTCACGACGGGTCGCAGTTCCTGGCCCCAGGGGTCGCCGACCCCGGCGCGACGATGCGGTCGGTGTTGAAGATCTACGACGCCAACGGGAACTACATCGGCACATCGACCGAGGACAACACCACCCTCGTCCACCACTGGAGCGGCCAACTCGCCATGGGCACCTACTACGCCCAGGTCCTCAGCTATGGCGCGTACGTTTCCGCATGGGAACCCTCCTCGAAGTACTTCAATATGGGGCCTTACTTCCTGACGGGTTCAGGGTTCGCCCCTGGTGCGGTGCCCGAGCCGGTCTCATTGGCGGTGCTGGCTTGCGGTGCCTTGGCCCTGGTGCGTCGGCGTCGCGTTTTGTGA
- a CDS encoding MFS transporter, translated as MRSKTDPTLPPMSGVRWTVAALLFFATTVNYLDRQIYALLVPKFEGDLRLGPLDLAFINVCFLLPYGFGMVFVGRFLDRVGVKKGLGVTFMLWNLASMAHALIGNLGSFAFVRALLGVGEAGNFPGCTKAVSEWFPKKERATAFGIFNSGSNIGFVLASVATPFLTEALHWGWQACFAVLGGIGVVWIFFWSRLYHRPAEHSKVSAAELAHIESDDDPPAETFTYAQVLGMRPLWGVAVTKALTEAPWWLYITWLPKFLTDQYHLPPAFMALAIPPVFLLADVGAVGGGWLSSTLIKRGWSVGRARKTAMTVCGVCALPIMFVGLMPASMVGVAVALIALGASAHQGWSSNVYTLLSDTLPKGAVGMAVGVITAVGVTGAAAFQFFIGASVQAGSYAPPFILAGTLYLVGVLVFHLIVPKVEPVRPGKPVNMAWIGVLAACLLGGLLTIQYVTSKPPYADMAAYEAHRAAEIKVDGGVATLGPKAKVGWMDARWVGWSVPGQSTLAKVELVKFDAHGHPFVEGKGDKADKYVGPSLDVVRQELGPRPPDKN; from the coding sequence ATGAGGAGCAAGACCGACCCGACCCTGCCGCCCATGTCCGGCGTCCGGTGGACCGTCGCCGCGTTGCTCTTCTTCGCGACGACGGTCAACTACCTGGACCGCCAGATCTACGCCCTCCTCGTGCCCAAGTTTGAGGGCGACCTCAGGCTTGGCCCCTTGGACCTCGCCTTCATCAACGTCTGCTTCCTCTTGCCCTACGGCTTTGGCATGGTGTTCGTCGGCCGTTTCCTGGACCGCGTCGGGGTCAAGAAAGGTCTTGGCGTCACCTTCATGCTATGGAACCTGGCGTCGATGGCCCATGCTCTGATCGGCAACCTCGGTTCGTTCGCCTTTGTCCGGGCGTTGCTGGGGGTCGGGGAGGCGGGCAATTTTCCCGGGTGCACCAAGGCGGTCAGTGAGTGGTTCCCCAAGAAGGAACGGGCCACCGCCTTCGGCATCTTCAATTCGGGCTCGAACATCGGTTTTGTCCTCGCCTCGGTGGCGACGCCGTTCCTCACCGAGGCCCTGCACTGGGGGTGGCAGGCGTGTTTTGCCGTCCTCGGCGGCATCGGCGTGGTGTGGATCTTCTTTTGGTCAAGGCTCTACCACCGTCCCGCGGAACACAGCAAGGTGTCGGCGGCCGAACTGGCCCATATCGAGAGTGACGACGACCCGCCGGCCGAGACGTTCACCTACGCGCAGGTGTTGGGAATGCGCCCGTTGTGGGGGGTGGCTGTCACCAAGGCGTTGACCGAAGCGCCGTGGTGGCTGTACATCACGTGGCTGCCCAAGTTTCTCACCGACCAGTACCACCTTCCGCCCGCCTTCATGGCCCTGGCGATCCCGCCCGTCTTCTTGCTCGCCGATGTCGGCGCGGTAGGAGGCGGCTGGCTGTCCTCCACCCTCATCAAGCGGGGCTGGTCTGTCGGCCGGGCGCGCAAGACGGCGATGACGGTCTGCGGGGTCTGCGCCCTGCCGATCATGTTCGTCGGGCTCATGCCCGCGAGCATGGTGGGGGTCGCCGTCGCCCTCATCGCGCTGGGGGCTTCGGCCCACCAGGGATGGAGCAGCAATGTGTACACACTGCTCTCCGACACCCTGCCGAAAGGGGCCGTGGGCATGGCGGTCGGCGTCATCACCGCCGTCGGCGTCACCGGGGCGGCCGCCTTCCAGTTCTTCATCGGCGCCTCCGTCCAGGCCGGCTCCTATGCGCCGCCGTTCATCCTCGCGGGCACCCTCTATCTGGTGGGCGTCCTCGTCTTCCATCTGATCGTGCCGAAGGTGGAGCCGGTACGACCCGGCAAGCCGGTGAACATGGCGTGGATCGGCGTCTTGGCCGCGTGTCTTCTCGGCGGGCTGCTCACGATCCAATACGTGACCAGCAAGCCGCCCTACGCGGACATGGCGGCTTACGAGGCGCACCGGGCCGCCGAGATCAAGGTCGACGGAGGCGTCGCCACCCTCGGCCCGAAAGCCAAGGTCGGCTGGATGGACGCCCGCTGGGTTGGTTGGTCCGTGCCGGGTCAGTCAACGCTCGCCAAGGTCGAATTGGTGAAGTTCGACGCCCACGGCCATCCGTTTGTCGAGGGGAAGGGCGACAAGGCGGACAAGTATGTCGGACCCTCCCTCGACGTGGTGCGCCAAGAGCTCGGTCCGCGTCCACCTGACAAGAATTGA
- a CDS encoding S8 family serine peptidase: MKLRFLSLTLAVATAAVSCAFFKNRPSVPVGAKNEIVRGQLRVKLRQGQSQARLTGLPRGSHFMNWVGPGGWSVWLIPKSVDPRQAAREAMQDPMVVCAEPVNKVYTLINEPNDADWPVEETDPEVVLDLGDVSPSFRRMWNLVDTDALNAWDIYPGTYYTSLTKPNGPIIAIIDSGCDQNHPDFINAGGSTTDTAGGGQLNWSLSRHFSFGAPDGLSWNDDNGHGTHVAGLALAAANNGAFSGHGVPGLGYNAQGMILKIIDQSGGGTDTDAAGAIYYAADNGADIINLSLGTENFSQAFQDAVTYAWQKGSLVIAAGNENGNGGGDLGPIYPAACSGALAVEANGPDYFPATSTYAGFGHYVDIAAPGGDIVQDPDFFLIQFVWSTAMRVPGGPGSLYDLSSQGVLYPPYNLNYAYLAGTSMACPQVAGAAALYYGRFGLRQNQGHVNIRAYRALERTAFGAMGAPFGAWEPYQGYGSLDAYSLMFDGNPRGATVGSIEGIVYFGGTPVSNVQVRAQKTTGGTIFSTTTQADGTYRFDSMPTGTYNVTAAPFGNSKTKKALVSAGSDATGLDIWSGGDPWDSNPPVVPVFTVNSVTSSTVALSQWGYDTESSIDSLTFRIGTTLGGQDVYPDTEMVTESTDVSLTGLSLASGTTYYLRATYTNGAGMATSVDRQISFGSLTSVPPSSYQLFRGTLVSGGLSELLNSDDQRLVAKQGLVLTKAEPPVQLIVTGTSPTSNPTTFKVRVEAQASVSGLVQTIELWDYVAGAYVQVDSRSQPKTDTVVEVSPTNPARFIKASNKEVKAKFTYKASGPVSEFPWKVSFDQTTWLVQ, encoded by the coding sequence ATGAAGCTTAGGTTCCTGTCTCTTACTCTCGCGGTGGCGACAGCCGCCGTTTCCTGCGCCTTCTTCAAGAACCGCCCCAGCGTCCCCGTCGGGGCCAAGAACGAGATCGTCAGGGGGCAACTCCGGGTCAAGCTCCGGCAGGGGCAAAGCCAGGCCCGGCTGACCGGACTCCCCCGCGGGTCGCACTTCATGAACTGGGTCGGACCGGGCGGATGGAGTGTTTGGCTGATCCCGAAGTCGGTCGATCCCCGCCAGGCCGCGCGCGAGGCGATGCAGGACCCGATGGTCGTCTGCGCCGAACCGGTCAACAAGGTGTACACGCTGATCAACGAGCCGAACGACGCCGACTGGCCGGTCGAGGAGACCGACCCGGAGGTCGTCCTCGACCTAGGCGACGTCAGTCCGTCGTTCCGCCGGATGTGGAACTTGGTGGACACCGACGCCCTGAATGCGTGGGACATTTACCCCGGTACCTACTACACGTCGTTGACGAAGCCGAACGGGCCGATCATCGCGATCATCGACTCCGGCTGCGACCAGAACCACCCCGACTTCATCAACGCCGGCGGGTCGACCACCGACACGGCCGGAGGCGGACAGCTGAACTGGTCGCTGAGCCGCCACTTCAGCTTCGGCGCTCCCGACGGCCTATCCTGGAACGACGACAACGGCCACGGGACCCACGTGGCCGGCTTGGCCTTGGCCGCCGCCAACAACGGTGCGTTCAGCGGCCACGGTGTGCCGGGCCTGGGCTACAACGCCCAGGGGATGATCCTGAAGATCATCGACCAAAGCGGCGGTGGCACCGACACCGACGCGGCCGGCGCGATCTACTACGCCGCCGACAACGGCGCGGACATCATCAACCTGAGCTTGGGAACGGAGAACTTCTCCCAGGCCTTCCAAGACGCCGTCACCTACGCCTGGCAGAAGGGAAGCCTCGTCATCGCGGCAGGCAATGAGAACGGTAACGGGGGCGGCGACCTCGGCCCGATCTATCCGGCCGCCTGCAGCGGAGCCTTGGCGGTCGAGGCGAACGGCCCCGACTATTTCCCCGCGACATCGACCTATGCGGGCTTTGGCCACTATGTCGACATCGCGGCCCCCGGCGGCGACATTGTCCAAGACCCAGACTTCTTCCTGATCCAATTCGTCTGGTCGACGGCGATGCGTGTGCCGGGCGGCCCGGGGAGCCTGTACGACCTGAGCTCCCAAGGCGTTCTCTACCCGCCGTACAACCTGAACTACGCTTACCTTGCGGGGACCTCGATGGCGTGCCCGCAGGTGGCCGGTGCCGCCGCCCTCTACTACGGGCGGTTTGGCCTGCGCCAGAACCAGGGCCACGTCAACATCCGCGCCTATCGCGCCCTCGAAAGGACAGCGTTTGGGGCGATGGGCGCGCCGTTCGGCGCATGGGAGCCCTATCAAGGATACGGGAGTCTGGACGCCTACAGCCTGATGTTCGACGGGAACCCGCGTGGCGCGACCGTCGGGTCGATCGAGGGCATCGTCTACTTTGGCGGGACGCCGGTCTCCAATGTCCAGGTACGGGCCCAGAAGACGACCGGCGGCACGATCTTCTCCACGACGACCCAGGCCGACGGCACGTATCGGTTCGACAGTATGCCGACCGGCACCTACAACGTCACCGCCGCCCCGTTTGGGAACAGCAAGACAAAGAAGGCGTTGGTCAGTGCAGGCAGCGACGCGACGGGACTCGACATTTGGTCGGGTGGTGACCCGTGGGATTCGAACCCGCCGGTCGTCCCGGTCTTCACCGTCAATTCGGTCACGTCGTCTACCGTCGCCCTTTCCCAGTGGGGCTACGACACCGAGAGCAGCATCGACAGCCTTACCTTCCGGATCGGCACGACGCTGGGTGGCCAGGACGTCTATCCCGACACCGAGATGGTCACGGAATCGACCGACGTCAGCCTCACCGGACTCTCGTTGGCCTCGGGGACGACGTACTACCTCCGCGCGACCTACACGAACGGGGCGGGCATGGCGACATCGGTCGACCGCCAGATCTCCTTCGGGTCGCTGACGTCGGTGCCGCCTTCGTCGTACCAGCTGTTCCGCGGGACCCTTGTCTCCGGCGGGCTGAGCGAGTTGCTGAACAGCGACGACCAAAGGCTCGTCGCCAAGCAGGGCCTCGTGCTCACGAAGGCCGAGCCTCCCGTCCAGTTGATTGTCACCGGCACGTCGCCGACCTCGAACCCGACCACGTTCAAGGTGCGGGTGGAGGCCCAGGCGTCGGTGTCAGGGTTGGTCCAGACCATCGAACTGTGGGACTACGTCGCCGGTGCCTATGTCCAGGTCGACTCGCGGAGCCAACCCAAGACGGACACCGTCGTCGAGGTCAGCCCGACCAACCCGGCCCGGTTCATCAAGGCGTCGAACAAGGAAGTGAAGGCAAAGTTCACCTACAAGGCGTCCGGGCCGGTGTCCGAGTTCCCGTGGAAGGTCAGCTTCGACCAGACCACCTGGCTCGTGCAGTGA
- a CDS encoding NfeD family protein: MFLLYVTSALVAGVLVLLSFLGADHGADHEVGVDHEVTADHDSGTDVHGAWLPFFSLRFYIYFFAGLGTTGLLLTLLAKTPEPWAGIISGCVGLGTGLAVSMLIRALRVSESTSGARQTDMLGKEAEVMVTIRGGTPGRIRLSVKGDILDVLAVTQDGETIDPGASVVVLEMADDKAVVARRENILGDDHVEVTTS; encoded by the coding sequence ATGTTCCTTCTATACGTCACGTCCGCATTAGTGGCCGGCGTCTTGGTCTTGCTCAGCTTTCTGGGCGCAGACCATGGCGCTGACCACGAGGTCGGGGTCGATCATGAGGTCACGGCCGACCATGACTCCGGCACTGACGTCCACGGCGCTTGGTTGCCCTTTTTCAGCCTCCGGTTCTACATCTACTTCTTTGCCGGACTCGGCACGACCGGGCTTCTCTTGACCCTCCTCGCCAAGACCCCTGAACCTTGGGCGGGCATCATCTCCGGCTGCGTGGGACTTGGGACGGGGCTCGCCGTCTCGATGCTCATCCGCGCCCTTCGTGTCTCCGAGTCGACGAGCGGGGCCCGCCAGACCGATATGCTGGGCAAGGAGGCCGAAGTCATGGTCACGATCCGTGGCGGTACGCCGGGGCGGATCCGCTTGTCGGTGAAGGGTGACATCCTCGATGTCCTCGCCGTCACCCAGGACGGCGAGACGATCGACCCGGGAGCCTCCGTCGTGGTGCTGGAGATGGCCGACGACAAGGCCGTGGTGGCACGAAGAGAGAACATACTGGGAGACGACCACGTCGAGGTGACAACAAGCTGA
- a CDS encoding YcaQ family DNA glycosylase yields MRRALAHHHFALADSVEEVFDRVRSVQIDPLAPCGCNHDLAIQARLPGYKVGDWQKYAYDDHYLHDGWDKMASLVPWSGWGWRRAFYRWNARYYDRVAAQHPQALREVMAELKDRGPLASKDFVYQERRPEWNGSWDGSSVTRAAIKALWSTGQVMTCRRNGGQHVYDLAERVVPPGFGNEPVPDDETAVRELVMERHRAAGLLRPQAPPEVWSYRVNAKQRKQVVLELVEDGLLTPVDLAGTTGYATDEFLALLDAPPPEPRVVFVAPLDPFMWDRKLVHQLFDFEYAWEVFVPEAKRRWGYYVLPVAYGDRLVARVEFWSRHGVLEVRRWHWEPGDLGPRFWRAFEAALVEFMAYCSAGRAVASDGVDDEVRRVVASVRRT; encoded by the coding sequence TTGAGGCGTGCGCTCGCCCACCATCACTTTGCCTTGGCTGACTCGGTGGAGGAGGTGTTCGACCGGGTTCGCAGCGTCCAGATCGACCCACTGGCCCCGTGCGGGTGCAACCACGACCTGGCTATCCAGGCGCGCCTGCCGGGCTACAAGGTCGGGGACTGGCAAAAGTACGCCTACGACGACCACTACCTCCACGACGGCTGGGACAAGATGGCGTCGCTCGTCCCCTGGTCCGGTTGGGGTTGGCGGCGCGCCTTTTATCGGTGGAACGCCCGCTACTACGACCGGGTCGCCGCCCAGCACCCCCAAGCCCTGCGCGAGGTGATGGCCGAACTGAAAGACCGGGGGCCCCTGGCCAGTAAGGACTTTGTCTACCAGGAACGGCGCCCCGAGTGGAACGGCAGTTGGGACGGTTCGAGCGTCACCAGGGCGGCGATCAAGGCCCTGTGGTCGACCGGGCAGGTCATGACGTGCCGCCGGAACGGTGGGCAGCATGTCTACGACCTGGCCGAGAGAGTCGTGCCACCGGGTTTCGGGAACGAGCCGGTGCCCGACGACGAGACCGCCGTCCGGGAGTTGGTGATGGAGCGCCACCGGGCCGCCGGACTCTTGCGGCCCCAGGCACCTCCCGAGGTCTGGTCGTACCGCGTGAACGCCAAGCAACGGAAGCAGGTCGTCTTGGAACTCGTCGAAGACGGTCTCCTGACTCCGGTCGACTTGGCCGGGACGACCGGGTACGCCACGGACGAGTTTCTCGCCCTTCTGGACGCCCCCCCTCCCGAACCCCGCGTCGTCTTCGTCGCCCCCCTCGACCCATTTATGTGGGACCGGAAGCTCGTCCACCAACTGTTTGATTTCGAGTACGCCTGGGAAGTGTTTGTGCCCGAAGCCAAGCGACGCTGGGGCTACTATGTCTTGCCTGTCGCCTACGGCGACCGCTTGGTGGCAAGGGTGGAGTTCTGGTCCCGGCATGGCGTCCTTGAAGTGCGCCGTTGGCATTGGGAACCGGGCGACCTTGGGCCTCGTTTCTGGCGCGCGTTCGAAGCCGCCTTGGTCGAGTTCATGGCCTACTGCTCGGCCGGTCGCGCCGTCGCGTCCGACGGCGTGGACGACGAGGTCCGGCGTGTCGTCGCCTCGGTGCGAAGAACCTGA